Part of the Cellulomonas taurus genome, TACGCTGACCCGGTGCAGGAGAACCCGGCCCCGGTGGAGAGCGTCGACCGTGCCCTGCGGGTGCTGGACCTGGTCGCCTCCGCCGGACCCGGTGGCGCGGCGCTCGCGGACCTGGCCGGGACGCTCGGGCTGCACAAGACCACCGTGCACCGCTCGCTGGCGGCGCTCCGGCACCGGGGCTTCGTGGCCCAGGACCCGCTGACCGGGCGCTACCAGCTGGGCGGCGCGGCGGTGGCGCTGGCCGACCGGTTCTTCGCCGAGGACGACCTGCCCGCCCGCCTGCGCCCCGCGCTGCTCGAGGTCTGCGCCGCCACCGACGAGCTGGTGCACCTCGGGGTGCTCAGCGGCGCGCAGGTGGTGTACCTGGACAAGGTCGAACCCGAGCGGGCGGTGCGGGTGTGGTCGGCGGTCGGCCGTCGGAACGGGGCGGCGGCGACTGCGCTCGGCCGGGCGATGCTGGCGTTCCGCGATCTGCCCCGGTCCACCGCCGACGACTACGCGGCCGCCGCCGGATCGGATCCCGACCGGCTGTGGGCCGAGCTGGTCGCGGCCCGGGAGCGCGGCTGGGCGCAGGAGACCCAGGAGAACGAGCCGGGGATCGCCTGCGTGGCGGTGCCCCTGTTGCGCGGCCCGGGTAGGCCGGTGGCCGCACTCAGCGTCACCGCCCCGGTCGAGCGGATGTCCCCGGAGCGGATGGCCCAGATCCACCGCCAGCTGACCGGTGTGCTGCCCGACCTCCTCCCGCCGGGCCTGACGCTCCCGCGCTGACCCGCCCGA contains:
- a CDS encoding IclR family transcriptional regulator, translating into MQENPAPVESVDRALRVLDLVASAGPGGAALADLAGTLGLHKTTVHRSLAALRHRGFVAQDPLTGRYQLGGAAVALADRFFAEDDLPARLRPALLEVCAATDELVHLGVLSGAQVVYLDKVEPERAVRVWSAVGRRNGAAATALGRAMLAFRDLPRSTADDYAAAAGSDPDRLWAELVAARERGWAQETQENEPGIACVAVPLLRGPGRPVAALSVTAPVERMSPERMAQIHRQLTGVLPDLLPPGLTLPR